In Cryptosporangium phraense, the sequence CCCGGGCGGTGGTCACGTCGGTCCCGTCGAAGACCACGCTCCCGGCGGTCGGGTCGGCCAGGCGCAGCACCAGGCGGGCGGTCGTCGACTTGCCCGAGCCGGACTCGCCGACCAGCGCGAGCGTCCGGCCCCGCTGGACGGTGAAGCTGACGTCGTCGACCGCGCGCAGCGTGCGCCCGCCGGGCAGCCGGAACTCCTTCACCAGGTTCCGGGCCTCGACGAGCGGGGAGGCCGCCCCGGAAACCGGCGCCACCCGGGCGTGCGCGGTGGCCAGGCTGGGCGCGCTGGCCAGCAATTGCTGCGTGTACGCGTGCTGCGGGTTCCGCAGGATCTCCGCGGTCGGCCCGGCCTCCACCACCCGGCCCTGCGACATGACGACGATCCGGTGCGCCCGGTCGGCGGCCACGCCCAGGTCGTGCGTCACCAGCAGGACGGCGGTGCCGGCCTGTTCGGTCAGGTGCTGCAGGTGGTCGAGGATGACCCGCTGCACGGTGACGTCGAGCGCGCTGGTCGGTTCGTCGGCGATGATCAGCCGGGGGTTGGCGGCGATCGCCACCGCGATCAGCGCCCGCTGGCGCATGCCGCCGGAGAGCTCGTGCGGGTACTGCCGGGCCCGCATCGCCGGCTCCGGCAGCCCGGCCCGCTCCAGGACGTCGATCGCGTCCAGGGCGGCCTTCCGCCGGTCGGCCAGCCGGTGGATGCGCAGCACCTCGGCGACCTGCTCGCCGACGCGCTTCACCGGGTTGAGCGAGACCGACGGGTCCTGGGGGATCAGGCCGATCTGCGCTCCGCGCACGGCCCGCAGCCCGCGCTCCGAGATCGCCGTCAGGTCCTCGTCGCCGAAGCGCACCCGGCCCGCGTCGATGTGCCCGTTGGACGCCAGCAGCCGCACCAGCGCGTGCGCGGTCGTGCTCTTCCCCGACCCCGATTCGCCGACCATCGCGACGACCTCGCCCGGCCGGACGTCCAGATCGACGTTCTGGACGGCGGGCACCGTCCCCCGGCGGGTGCGGTAGGAGACCGTCAGGCCGCTGACCTCGAGCAGCGCACTCACCGGCGCCCCCACTCGCCGTCCAGCGCCCGCGCGATGCGGTTGGTCGACAGGACGGTCGCGGCGATCGTCAGCCCGGGCAGCGCGGTGAGCCACCAGGCGTTCGCGAGGTAGTTGCGGCCGCCGGAGA encodes:
- a CDS encoding dipeptide ABC transporter ATP-binding protein produces the protein MSALLEVSGLTVSYRTRRGTVPAVQNVDLDVRPGEVVAMVGESGSGKSTTAHALVRLLASNGHIDAGRVRFGDEDLTAISERGLRAVRGAQIGLIPQDPSVSLNPVKRVGEQVAEVLRIHRLADRRKAALDAIDVLERAGLPEPAMRARQYPHELSGGMRQRALIAVAIAANPRLIIADEPTSALDVTVQRVILDHLQHLTEQAGTAVLLVTHDLGVAADRAHRIVVMSQGRVVEAGPTAEILRNPQHAYTQQLLASAPSLATAHARVAPVSGAASPLVEARNLVKEFRLPGGRTLRAVDDVSFTVQRGRTLALVGESGSGKSTTARLVLRLADPTAGSVVFDGTDVTTARGAAIRALRRRAQLVYQNPYASLDPRFSIEEVVAEPLRVFRVGDRAARVRNLLERVALPASIVDRRPAELSGGQRQRVAIARALALSPDLVVCDEPVSALDVSVQSQVLDLLVELQAATGVAYLFISHDLAVVRQIAHEVAVMQDGRIVETGTTSELFERPGHEYTKQLLAAIPGRGYVGA